In Paludibaculum fermentans, the genomic stretch CCACCGGTCCGATCCTCGCTGGAAACGGTCGCGTCGGCGCCGAGACGTCCAGCCGTCGCCCTTCGCGCTCCACGGTCAGCGGCACCGGCGGACCCATCGGGCGCCGGGTGAGGGCTCGATGCGCCTGCCCCCTTGACGCCACCGGCGTGCCGTCGACTGCAACGATTCGATCGCCGCGCCGCAGGCCGCCAAACTGGTCGACATTCACCTTGAGCGAGTCCGTCATCGGCAGACGGTAATGGATCGCCTCGGGATGAGCAGCGAACTCAATCGTGGTGACGACGAGGCGCACTTCGAGCGCGGTGACAATCGCGAAGATGATCCCCAGCAGGGACAGGCAGGCCGTGCGAGCCATCCTGCTATGTTACTTCCTCGAGCCCCGGTGTCCAGTCCGTCGTCGGCTGGCGGCCGGGCGATTCGGTGCCAGTCTCTACCTCGGCGTGATCAAGCCGCCCAGCTTGTCGCTCTCGCTCTCAGAGGTCCTTGGGAATAAGGTGGAGTACGCCTCCAGGTACTTCAGCCCGGCGCCCGTGTTGTAGACCACGATCTTCTCTTCCGGCTGCAGGAAGCCGGTCTTCAATAGATGATCCAGAGCAGCGAAGCAGGCCGCGCCCTCCGGCGCCGCGAAGATGCCTTCCCGGCTGGCCAGTTCCGCCCCTGCCAGCAGGGACGCCCGGTCGCTCACCGCCACGCACGTCCCCTTGCTCGCCCTCACCGCCTGCAGGATCAGGAAATCGCCCAGCGGCTTCGGCACCCGCAGTCCGCTGGAGACCGTCATCGCGTTCTCCCAGAACGTGCTGCGTTCGGCCCCCTGCTCGAAGGCCCGCACCACCGGCGCGCAGCCGTCCGCCTGCACGACAATCATCTTCGGCCGCTTGGACCCGATCCAGCCCAGCGCCTCCATCTCGTCGAACGCCTTCCACATCCCGATCAGGCCCACGCCGCCGCCCGTGGGATAGAAGATGGCGTCGGGCAAATTCCACTGGAACTGCTCGGCCACCTCGTAGCCCATCGTCTTCTTGCCCTCGATGCGGAACGGCTCCTTCAAGGTATTGATTTCAAACCAGCCCTCGGCCTCTTTCCGCTCCACCACGATGCGGCCGCAGTCGCTGATCAACCCGTCCACCAGGGTGACCTTGGCGCCGAAGCTCTTACATTCGATGTAGTTGGACTGCGGCACGTCCTCGGCATAAAGATATGCGCTTCGATGCCCGCCGCCGCGGCATAGGCCGCCGTCGCACTGGCCGCATTGCCGGCCGAGCCCAGGGCCACCTTCTTGATCCCCAACTCGTGGCACATCGAGATGCAGCACGCCAGGCCGCGCGCCTTGAAGCTGCCGGTAGGATTGATCCCCTCGTCTTTCACCCACAGGTTCTGCGCTCCAATGGCCGCGCCGTAGTGCCTCGCCCGGATCAGCGGAGTCCAGCCTTCCCCCAATGAAATCATGGACATAGGCTTCGACACAGGCAGCACCGGGGCATACCGCCACATCGACGACGGACCACTGGCGATCCACTCCCGGCTCCAGCCATTGCGCGCGGCTTCCAGGTCGTAGCGCACCAGCAGCGGCCCGCCGCACTCGCAAAGATTGTGCGGCTGGTTGGCCGGGTAGGTTTTTCCGCACAGGCTGCATTCCAGGTGTGTGAGAGTGGTCATCTCTTGCAGCATACTGAAAACATGTCTCGCGTGACTTGTCCTGCGGTCCTCTTTTTCCTCGGCGCCAGCCTCGCGCTGGCTCAAACCCAGAAGCTCGACGACGGTTACGCGAAGAAAATCCGCGAATTTACGACGGATCCGATGTTCCTGACGGAGTTGGTCGATCACCTGCCTGCTTCAGACAAAGTGCCCACTCCGGAGAAGTTCCTCGGCTACATCGCCGGAGCGCAGAACAAGCTCACTTACGCCAAGGACATCTACCGCTACATGCGCGAGGTGGAGAAAACCTCGCCGCGCGTCCGGGTCCTCTCCATCGGCCAGACCGAGGAAAACCGCGAAATGGTCATCGTGGTGGTGTCGAGCGAAGCCAACCTCGCCCGGCTCGATCGCCTCAAGCAGATCACCGCCACGCTGGCCGATCCGAGCAAGACCACGCCCGCCGAGGCCGAAAAGCTGATCGCCGAGGGCCTGCCGTTCTATTGGGCCACCGCCTCCATCCATTCGCCCGAGACCGGTTCTCCCGAGATGTCGATGGAACTGGTCTACCGTCTGGCGGTCGAAGAGACCCCGTTCATTCAGAAGATCCGCGACAACGCCATCGTCCTGGTCACCCCGGTAGTTGAGGTGGATGGCCGCGAGAAGATGGTCGACCTCTACCGCTGGCGGAAGGAGAATCCCGGCAAAACCGCCCCCAGCCTCCTGTACTGGGGTAAATATGTTGCACACGACAACAACCGCGACGGCATGGCCCTCTCGCTCGCCCTTAGCCGCAACATAACAAAAGCCTTCCTGCAATTCCACCCGCAGGTTCTGCACGATCTGCACGAGTCCGTGCCGTTTCTTTACACGTCCACCGGCATGGGGCCTTACAACGCTTGGCTCGATCCCATCGTCATCAATGAGTGGCAGAAGCTCGCCTACTACGAAATTGAAGAGATGACGAAGCGCGGCGTTCCCGGCGTCTGGACCCACGGGTTCTACGACGGTTGGGCCGCTAACTACCTCATGGAAGTCGCCCACGGGCACAACTCGATCGGCCGGTTCTACGAGACCTTCGGCAACGGAGGCGCGGATACGCGCGAGCGCACCGTCCCCGCCGCCCAGACCACCCGCGCCTGGTTCCGCCCCAATCCGCCGCTGCCCAAGGTGAACTGGTCGCAGCGCAACAACGTGAACATGCAGCAGTCCGCGCTGTTGCTGGCGATGAACTACACGGCCACGAACAAAGAGACATTCCTGCGCAATTTCTGGCTGAAGAGCCAGCGCAGCGTCGCCAAGGCGACGACCGAGGGTCCGGCCGCCTACATCATCGACGCCGCTGCCCGTCCGAACGAAGCCGCTTCGCTGGCTGACCAACTCGCCCTGCACGGCGTGGAAGTGCAGCGCCTGACCCAGGCCTATCAGGGCAATGCCGCCGGATCCTACGTTGTCCGCATGGACCAGCCCTACTCGCGGCTCGCCGACATGCTGCTCGACCGGCAATATTACAACGCCAACGACACCCCGCCGTATGACGACACGGGCTGGACGATCCAGGCGCTGCGGAACCTCAAGAGCAGCAGGATCACCGACGTGGCCGTGCTGAAAGCGCCCATGGCGCCGGTCACTGGGCCGGTCAAGCCGGAAGGGAAGGTCATCGGCGACGGTTCTGTCTATGCTGTGAATCACAATGGCGACCGCGTCCTGGCCACCTTGCGCTACAAGCTCAAGGACGTGAAGATGGACGCCGCCGAGGAGTCCTTCGAAGCCGAGGGCCAGAAATTCGCAGCGGGTTCGTTCCTGATTCCCGCGGCCGGTAATCCGGCGGATCTGAAACAGCGGCTGCAGTCCGCCGCGACGGAACTGGGCGTCAACATCGTAGCCCTGAAGGCCGCGCCTAAGACCGCGCAGCATCCGCTGGCCGCTCCGCGCATCGCCCTGGTCCACAACTGGCTGAATACACAGAACGAAGGCTGGTTCCGCCTGGCCATGGACACGACAGGCGTCCCTTACACCTACATCTCTGATCACACGGTGGCGGCCACCTCCGATCTGCGCTCGAAGTTCGAAGTCATCATCCTGGGACCCATGGGCGGCACCGCCCAGCGCATCGTCAACGGCATGCCGAAGCGCGGCGATCCGGTGCCGTGGAAGGCCTCTACGTTGACCCCAAATTTCGGGACGTCGCCCGATCAGACCGATGACATCCGTGGCGGCCTGGGCCTGGAAGGCGTGCAGCACATTCGCGACTTCGTCGAGGCCGGCGGCCTGTTCATCACCATCGGAGGCAATGCGTCATTGCCGATTACGTATGGCTTGATCGACGGCATCACCATCCAGCCGACACGGGAATTGAAAGTGCGCGGCAGCGTCCTCGATTCCGGCATCTCTGATCCGCGCAGCCCCATCGCTTACGGCTATTCCGAGCATCTGCCGGTCTACCTGGGTTCGGAACTGGTCTTGAACGCCAGCGCCACCGCCGGTTTGGGCGGGGGCGGCGGACAGGCAGGCAGCGTCAGCGGCCAGAACCGCGCCAGCGGCCGTGGCGGTCTCACCGATCCGGATGTCATCCAGGGGCGTCCTCCGGCTCCGGCCGTGCCCGAGCCCAAGCCCGATGAGCCCAACGCCGAGATGCTCGAGAACATGCGCGCCTACCTGCCCACCCCGGCCGAGCGTCCGCGCACCATCCTCAAGTTCGGTGAGGAGAAAGACCTGCTCATCTCCGGCCTGCTCGCCGGGGGCAGGGAACTCGCCGGCAAGCCTGCCCTGGTCGATGTACCCCAGGGTAAGGGCCACTACGTCCTGTTTGCTATCAACCCGATGTGGCGCCAGCAGACACAGGGCAGCTTCATGCTGCTCTTCAACGCCGCCATGAATTTTGAGAACCTGGGAGCAGGCCGGTCCGCCGGCAATGGCCGCTCGACCGGGACGCCCACCGCCGGTGACGACGACTACAACGACCTGATGCAATGAAGCGCTTTGTTCTTTTTCTCGCTCTCGCCGCCCTGCCGCTCGCCGCGGCCGATATCGCCGTGCTCCACACAGGCGCGCGGATTCGTGCCCAGCGCATCGAGAAACTGGACGACCGCTACATTCTCACCACCGCCGACAGCCGGATCGAGTTGAAGGCCGACCTGATTGCGGACCTGGAACACGAAGACGATCCCCCTCCGCCGCCAGCGGTTGTGGCGGACAAGTCCCTCACGCCCCCGCCAATCAAGGAAACGGATCCCAGGAAGCTGGTCACCGAGGCCGCGATCAAGTACGGCCTGCCACCCGCCATCGTCCACGCCCTGGCCATGACCGAATCCGCTTATCAGACGAACGCCGTCTCCCGCGCGGGTGCGATTGGCGTGATGCAACTCATGCCCGGCACCGCCCAGTCTTTCAACGCCGATCCCCGCGATGTCGAGCAGAATATCGACGCGGGCACGCGCCTGCTGCGCGAACTGCTGCTGAAGTACGAGAACGATCCCAACCCGGTGCGCCGCGCCCTCGCCGCTTACAACGCGGGTTCCGGCGCCGTCGCCCGCTACAACGGGGTTCCGCCCTATCGCGAAACCCAGGCCTACGTGGAAAAGGTGATCGAGCGCTACTGGAAGCAGGTCAACGCTGCGCAGCCGGTATCACTCGCAGCTCAAGGTTCTGCGGTCCAGACTCCCGGACAGTGACCTTCTTCGCCCTGGACATCAGCGGCTTCAGGAATTCCTCGTCTTCCAGCGCGCCCGGCTCCATCTGATCCAACGACAGGATCGCGTACTCCCCCGGAGCCACATTGGGCAGCCTGAAGGCGCCGTTCTGGTCGGTGCGCGTCACCCTCACGCGAAAGGCCTTCTTCGGCACCGGTACCAGCCCGACATTCACTGAAGGCACTGGTTCGCCCTTATCGTTCTGCACGACTCCGCCCAATTCGGCCGTCGCCAGGTTCATTGACACCGCTACCGGCGTCGCCGCGTTCGAGATTTCGGCCTCATCGCTTTCCAGTACCTTCTCGCCCAGCTTGATCTCTTTTACATAGTGGGTCGAGGGCATGCCAGTGAACGCGATCCGGTACCGGCCCGCCACCAGATTGCCGAGCACGAAATCGCCGTTGTCGGCCGCCGATGACATCGCGAACGTCGCCACAATGTCGTCCGCCGGTACGGCCACGATCTTGATCGACCCGACCTTCAGGTCCGGAGAGGGCTCCGCCGTCAGATGCCCCTTCACCTCAAACGGAGCAGCAGCCTGCACGGTCACCTTCTCGATGGGTTGGTCACCGATCTCGATGGACGACTTCACGACGAAAGCCGTATTGCCCAGTCCGGTCGGCAGCGTCTGCAGGATATAGGAGCCAGGCGGCACGTTTTTGAAGGTGAACTTACCGTCCGCCCCCTGCAGCAGCGCCCGCGGACCCATCGCCCGGCCCATCGGCCCCATGTCCTTGGGCACCAGGCTCAGGTAGGTCACCGACGAAGTGCCGGGCGGTACTCCGGCAATCTCACCCGTGAACGTCACCGTCTTGATCTTGCTCAGCCGGATGTCGATACCGGGCACCTCGGACGCGTCCTTGATGTCGATGGACTGGGCCTCCGTCATGGTGGGCACCGACGGGAAGCACGTATTCGACAGCGCCTCCTCCACGCCCGTCTTGACGTCCTTGGGGTTCAGTTGCGGCTGGTAGGATCCTTCCAGCACCGCGCAGACCACGAACTTGCCCGGCGGCAACTGCCCAATCCTGTACTCGCCCAGGTCATTGCTCATCACGGGCACGGTGCCAGCCGGCAGGCGAATCTTCTTGCCGTTGGCATACATGCTGTTCATGGCCAACACCAACGCCTTGGCCACCGGTTCGCCCTCGTTGTCGGTGATCTTGCCGGCGATCACCCCCTGCTTGGGGAGCGCGATGTTTAGGCCGGTCAGCGCGGCTCCGGCGTCAATCCGCAGCGTCTGCCCCAGCGCTTCGCCCGGATTCTTCGCGCCATAGCCAGTCGCCTGGTATCCGGCCCTCTCCGCCGACAACCGGTAGCGGCCCGGCTTCACATCCTTCAGAATGTACTTGCCGTCGTCGCCCGTTTCCGCCGACTGTGCCTGTTCGCTGCCGCCGAGCAGAGTCAGCGTCACCTTCGCCTTCCGGATCGCCGTCTGCGTGGCCGCGTGGGTGACGGCCCCTTCCACCGTGGCCGGCTTCACCTCCTGCGTGGCCGGAGCCTGCATCAGCATCGCCATCACGAACAGGGAAATCATGTTAGGAACCTCGCAACAGCACCTTCAAAACCCCGCGTTCCTGCGCACGCGCAAACGCCCGCGGCGCGTCGGCCAGCGGACATTCTTCTGAAATCATCTGGTCCAATTGTAATTTGCCGGTTTGCAGCAGTTTCAGCGCCGGCTCAAACCGCCCGCACCGCGAGCCCACCAGCGTGATCTCATTCACGATCACCGGAGCCGCATCCAGCGGGACCGTGCCGTGCACGGTCGACTTCATCACAATGGTCCCTCGCGGCCGGGTCATCCCCACGGCCTGCATCAGACCTTCGCTGGAGCCGGTTGCTTCCACCACATAGTCATACGCGGCCGCCGGCAATTTGTTCGAAAATCTCGCCTCGATTCCAGCCGCCTCCGCCACCCGCAGCTTCTCCTTGTGCCGCCCATATTGGTGGACTTCCAACCCCGAAAACCGTAGCGTCTGCCCAATCAGCAGCCCCAGTTTCCCATCGCCGAGCACGGCGACCTTCTCTCCACGAGGAATCTTGACCTGGTCGAGAATCTCACAGGCGGCCGCGATCGGCTCGGTGAAGACCGCATGTTCCGTCTTCACCTTGGCCGGCACGGCGCGCAGGTTCGCCTCCGGCAGGGTCAACAACTCGCGAAAGGCGCCCGGATGCCGGACGATCCCCAGCACGGTCCGCCGGGGACAGTGCCGGCCCAAACCGCGCTTGCACCACTCGCAGTGCCCGCACGGCAGGTTGATCTCGCCCACCACCCGTCGCCCCACCCAGCCCGGATCGTCGCTCTCCACCACTTCGCCCACGAACTCATGCCCCGGCGTACCCTTAAACCCGTAGTAGCCGCGCAGCAGCTCGATATCCGTATTGCAGATGCCGCCGCAGATCAGCCGGATCAGCGCCGAGCCCTTCGGCCTGCGCGGAGCCGCCATCTTGCGGACCGTCACCGCCCCCGCCTCGAGATGGACTCCAATCATCGGATCTGGCCCTTCCGTACCCGGCTCCAATGCCACCAGTTGCGCTGCTCGGCCGGCAGGTTCGGATCCTTTGCCTGCGCCACCGCGCAGACGAATACATCCAGCACGCACGGATCCTGCCGCTGCCCGGTCAGCTCACACAACCGGTCGTACATCCTCCGCCCCGACTGCTTCTTGAGCTGATCGATATTCGCGACGCCCAGCAGCTCGAAGTCCTTCAACATCTTTGGACCGATGCCGTCCAATTCCTTGAGTTTTCGCAAATCGGCCATGGCAAGGGATATGATGCCAGAGATGCAACGCGTCTGCTTCCTCCTTCAAGTCAAGAAAGACCGCCTGGCCGAATACAAGGAACGCCACAAAGCCGTCTGGCCCGAGATGCTCCAGGCCCTGAGCGGCACTGGCTGGCACAACTACTCGCTGTTCCTGCGGGACGACGGCCTGCTGGTTGGCTACGTGGAAACACCCGATTTCCAGGCGGCGCTCGACGGCATGGCCGGGCTCGAAGTGAACGCCCGCTGGCAGGCGGAGATGCGCGAGTTCTTTGAGGACACCACCGGCCGCAATGCCGACGAACGGATGCGTCCCCTGGAGCAGGTTTTCTACCTCGCCTGAGGGGCGCCGCAGGGCCGGTTAGGATTCTGCGAATCCTCACTAGTAAACTAGAGGGTTGGAACCCGCATTTCTTTCCTGCCTGAACCACGACTGCCGCGCCCAGTTCGCCGTCGAAGAGGTTCTCTACACCTGCCCGCGCTGTGGAGCCCTGATCGAAGCCACTTACCCCGGCATGGCTCTGGAACCCGCCGCCACCAAACGGCTGTGGCGCGAGCGACGCATGTCGAATGCGCCCATCGACCAGTCGGGCGTCTGGCGCTACCGCGAACTGCTCGGCTTCGTCGACACCACGGTCCACAAGGCGGTCACGCTGCGGGAAGGGAACACCCCCCTGTTGCCGGCCCCGCCCGCGGCCCGGTACGGCGGCCTGGATGCCCTCGTCTTCAAGCACCAGGGCTTCAATCCCACGGGCTCGTTCAAGGACAACGGCATGACCTGCGGAGCCACGCAGGGCCTCCGCCTGGGCATGCGGCGCGTGGCCTGCGTCTCCACCGGCAACACCTCGGCGTCGATGGCTGCCTACGCGTCCAGCGCCGGCATGACGCCCATCATCTTCCTGCCCCACGGCAACATCAGCTACGGCAAGCTCGCCCAGGCGCTGGAGTACGGCGCGCTGACGCTCCAGGTGGAAGCGAACTTCGACCAGATCCTCGCGCTGGTTCGTGTGCTGGCTGAGAAGACCGGCATCTATCTGCTCAACAGCGTGAACCCGTTCCGGATCGAGGGCCAGAAGACGATCATGGTCGAAATGCTCGACCAGCGCGACTGGCAGGTGCCGGACTGGGTGGTCGTCCCGGGCGGCAATCTCGGCAACATCTCGGCCTTCGGCAAGGGCTTCCGCGAACTGCTCGCCATGGGCTTCATCGACCGCCTCCCCCGGTTTGCCGTCATCCAGGCCGCCGGTTCGGCGCCGTTCTACGACTACTTCCAAGACCGTTCCGAGTTCCGTTCCATCCCGGATCCGGAGACCCTGGCGACCGCGATCCGCATCGGCGATCCGGTATCGTGGCCCAAGGCAATTCAGGTCATTGATGATTCCAATGGCGTGGTGGAGAGTGTGACGGAGCAGGAGATCGCGGACGCCAAGGCGATCATCGGCCAGTGCGGCATCGGCTGCGAACCCGCCTCGGCGGCGACGCTGGCAGGGATCAGGAAGCTAACGGCCGCGGGGGTAATGGCTCCGGACGCGGACGTGGTGGCGATCCTCACGGGCAACGTCCTGAAGGACCCGGATTACATCTACAAGTACCACACGGGCCAATTGAAGACCCCCTCCTCGGTGCCGATCGTGCCGACGTACGGAAATGCCCCCATAGTGGTGCCGAACGACCCGGAGAAGATCGCGGCGCTCCTGGCGGAGAGAGTCGGCGCGTAGGCGCTGAGCGCGTGCAGTCCGAAAAGTAGGTAGGTCCTGGGTGCAGTGGTAAAATTACAGCAGGCTGATCGCACTTCATCCAAGGCAGAAGATCCGCCCGTGACAGCAGTTTGGGACCGTAGCTCAGCCGGATAGAGCATCTGCCTTCTAAGCAGAGGGTCGCAGGTTCGAGTCCTGCCGGTCCTACCATAAACTGTTAACTTCGCGCGGCTCATTCCATTCCACCTCGTCGCGTGCCGTCCGCGCGAGAGCCCAGCGCCGAGTGTGCCAAACTGCTCTCCGTTTGGCTCGGCTTTGTCGGAAGACGCTCCGGCCATTCACAAGCGTGCGTTCGGCGTGAAGCCCCCCTTAGGAGCCCAGAGCTGGATCGACTTCTGCGGTGTCCACGGCATCCAGATCTGCCGGTCCCCGCCAGGCAGGAGTTGTCGCGCGACCGGCAGCACTCTGTCTGGGAATCTGCCGGCGTCCGCTCCAGGAGTGATGATCTCCATCGGTAACCCTCGGCCTGTGATCACCGGTATCGATTCGTTGCTCGCCAATACCAGTCTCCGCAGGGCCTTGATGGTGTTCCAGTCGAGGCGAATGGCCAGACGCCTCCGCAACTGGACACGGAGGCACCGATCGGGCGTCAGGTTTGTTAGTGTCGGGTTGCGGTTTCGCTCCTGCATCAGCCCACGACAGTGCAGGAGACAAGTCTCCAGCAACTCCTCGCTGAACCACCAGTCGCCTATATAGGCCGTGTTCCTTCTCAGGTCATCGGGCTCAGAACCCTTCTGCCGCGACGACATTGCCCGATAGAGACTCATCGGGCCCTGAATGACCTCTGCGCGAAGCGTTTTGTCTTCCGCCAGGCAGCCCAGTTGCTTCACCTGGCTCACAATCAACTGAGCATACGTACGGCAGGTACCCTCGTAGGACGGCGGCATCGGGTCCGGCGTGTGCTTCAGATATTGGGTGAAGGGAGGCGTCAGGCCGCCTTTTCGCAGCATACTCGTGTAACTGGGTGTTCGGAGCAGACAGTCGAACAATTGGTGAGAGAGGATATGCGCAAGCTGCTGGCTGACGTCGTTCCACATTTGAGCCTCAGTTTTTCGTCTCTTGGCGGCTTCTGGTGTTTGAACTCGACGTCCTGGCTCACTGCCCCTGGACATAGATAGAAATCATTAGCGCCGATCTTCGATGGCGGGCTGGAGAGATCCTTGTTTCGTGCGCCACCAGGAATGCTGTGCCTTCGGCCTCGCACGCCGAAGGTCTACGCTCTTCCTCCCCGAATGCTGGAGTCCCCCCGTGCCCCGCACGATGCATTCACCGTACGCATAAGTTGATCGGAACTCCGGATCTCGTCTGGCAGGGCCAGAACCGCCAATTCGATCGGTGGCTTCATGGAACCACAGACCGGCTCCATACGCAATTGACCATAATTCTGAATTCAGAAGGTGTACGACCCACCAAACATAGGCACCACAGTGCTGCGTAGGCCACTATCGTTCATCTTGAAGATCAGATTCGCGGTCAGCACGAAACTGGAAAAGGGGTTCAGTTTAAAACCCAGGGAACCATTGTTCAGATTGAAGCTGTGGTTCGACAGGGCGATGTTGTTGAATGTCTTCGAGCTATTTTCCGGGTGGGCGGTGGAGGCTGCCGTCGTGAACGTGGTTCTGACCACTCCGGTGGCATCAATGACACGCTGTCCCAGGAAGTCGAAAGTAATGGTTAGGGGCTTGGCCGCTGAGAATTCTGTCCCCAGCGAGTAGAAAAACTGATTCGGGAGATGAGCCTTCACATTGCTCGTGACGTCTCCGGCGAGAACGGAATCGCCATTCCACTGATAGCCGACATTGACGTGAGGCGCGAAGCGGCCGGCGTGCAATGAAGCGGCGACGAACGGCTTGAACCCGGCAGCGCCAGACCCCAGAAAGTTCTTTTCGTCTCCGGTGGGGGCGCGAAAGTCCGCGGCCACGGCGAGCCCGGCCTTTGCGTTCTTCCAGACATTGCCCTTCAATCGAAATGTCACGTCGCCCAGGCCCGTGGAGGATCCACGGCCAGTGAAGGTCTTATTGATGCTGCCCGTCGGATCAGCGGAGTCAAAGTAGTGAGCTTCCCCGAACTGGGAGTTGGGTCCGGCGATGCGGCGGATCGTAGCGTTCGACTTCACGTCCAGCGACACATCCATGAGTGGAATGGCCACGGAGAGGTCGATGCGGTTGGTCAAGCCTACCGCGCCAAAAAGAGTGAATTGGTTGACTTTGAAGTTAATGTCGTTATCGGTCGTAATAACGTCATTCTCGTATTCAGGTTCGGGCGTTATGTTCTCGGCATGCGTGTGGGTGAAAACGGCTGGCAGGCTGTCGAGACTAACCCCATCGACGCTGCTGAAATTGAAGCGCTGGTAGGCGAACGATAGAAAGAACTTGCCCCGGCCGAGTGTCTCCGCGCGTTCCGTCAGAATGGGGCCCAGGCT encodes the following:
- a CDS encoding M14 family zinc carboxypeptidase produces the protein MSRVTCPAVLFFLGASLALAQTQKLDDGYAKKIREFTTDPMFLTELVDHLPASDKVPTPEKFLGYIAGAQNKLTYAKDIYRYMREVEKTSPRVRVLSIGQTEENREMVIVVVSSEANLARLDRLKQITATLADPSKTTPAEAEKLIAEGLPFYWATASIHSPETGSPEMSMELVYRLAVEETPFIQKIRDNAIVLVTPVVEVDGREKMVDLYRWRKENPGKTAPSLLYWGKYVAHDNNRDGMALSLALSRNITKAFLQFHPQVLHDLHESVPFLYTSTGMGPYNAWLDPIVINEWQKLAYYEIEEMTKRGVPGVWTHGFYDGWAANYLMEVAHGHNSIGRFYETFGNGGADTRERTVPAAQTTRAWFRPNPPLPKVNWSQRNNVNMQQSALLLAMNYTATNKETFLRNFWLKSQRSVAKATTEGPAAYIIDAAARPNEAASLADQLALHGVEVQRLTQAYQGNAAGSYVVRMDQPYSRLADMLLDRQYYNANDTPPYDDTGWTIQALRNLKSSRITDVAVLKAPMAPVTGPVKPEGKVIGDGSVYAVNHNGDRVLATLRYKLKDVKMDAAEESFEAEGQKFAAGSFLIPAAGNPADLKQRLQSAATELGVNIVALKAAPKTAQHPLAAPRIALVHNWLNTQNEGWFRLAMDTTGVPYTYISDHTVAATSDLRSKFEVIILGPMGGTAQRIVNGMPKRGDPVPWKASTLTPNFGTSPDQTDDIRGGLGLEGVQHIRDFVEAGGLFITIGGNASLPITYGLIDGITIQPTRELKVRGSVLDSGISDPRSPIAYGYSEHLPVYLGSELVLNASATAGLGGGGGQAGSVSGQNRASGRGGLTDPDVIQGRPPAPAVPEPKPDEPNAEMLENMRAYLPTPAERPRTILKFGEEKDLLISGLLAGGRELAGKPALVDVPQGKGHYVLFAINPMWRQQTQGSFMLLFNAAMNFENLGAGRSAGNGRSTGTPTAGDDDYNDLMQ
- a CDS encoding transporter, which gives rise to MIPNLYGPQGLVLPNAFHQAHFVSSFQSNFTPLGGALATQLTLLPLASPASGFTYTFDRTAGVYTRSAQSLGPILTERAETLGRGKFFLSFAYQRFNFSSVDGVSLDSLPAVFTHTHAENITPEPEYENDVITTDNDINFKVNQFTLFGAVGLTNRIDLSVAIPLMDVSLDVKSNATIRRIAGPNSQFGEAHYFDSADPTGSINKTFTGRGSSTGLGDVTFRLKGNVWKNAKAGLAVAADFRAPTGDEKNFLGSGAAGFKPFVAASLHAGRFAPHVNVGYQWNGDSVLAGDVTSNVKAHLPNQFFYSLGTEFSAAKPLTITFDFLGQRVIDATGVVRTTFTTAASTAHPENSSKTFNNIALSNHSFNLNNGSLGFKLNPFSSFVLTANLIFKMNDSGLRSTVVPMFGGSYTF
- the thrC gene encoding threonine synthase; the encoded protein is MEPAFLSCLNHDCRAQFAVEEVLYTCPRCGALIEATYPGMALEPAATKRLWRERRMSNAPIDQSGVWRYRELLGFVDTTVHKAVTLREGNTPLLPAPPAARYGGLDALVFKHQGFNPTGSFKDNGMTCGATQGLRLGMRRVACVSTGNTSASMAAYASSAGMTPIIFLPHGNISYGKLAQALEYGALTLQVEANFDQILALVRVLAEKTGIYLLNSVNPFRIEGQKTIMVEMLDQRDWQVPDWVVVPGGNLGNISAFGKGFRELLAMGFIDRLPRFAVIQAAGSAPFYDYFQDRSEFRSIPDPETLATAIRIGDPVSWPKAIQVIDDSNGVVESVTEQEIADAKAIIGQCGIGCEPASAATLAGIRKLTAAGVMAPDADVVAILTGNVLKDPDYIYKYHTGQLKTPSSVPIVPTYGNAPIVVPNDPEKIAALLAERVGA
- a CDS encoding MDR/zinc-dependent alcohol dehydrogenase-like family protein yields the protein MIGVHLEAGAVTVRKMAAPRRPKGSALIRLICGGICNTDIELLRGYYGFKGTPGHEFVGEVVESDDPGWVGRRVVGEINLPCGHCEWCKRGLGRHCPRRTVLGIVRHPGAFRELLTLPEANLRAVPAKVKTEHAVFTEPIAAACEILDQVKIPRGEKVAVLGDGKLGLLIGQTLRFSGLEVHQYGRHKEKLRVAEAAGIEARFSNKLPAAAYDYVVEATGSSEGLMQAVGMTRPRGTIVMKSTVHGTVPLDAAPVIVNEITLVGSRCGRFEPALKLLQTGKLQLDQMISEECPLADAPRAFARAQERGVLKVLLRGS
- a CDS encoding helix-hairpin-helix domain-containing protein, coding for MADLRKLKELDGIGPKMLKDFELLGVANIDQLKKQSGRRMYDRLCELTGQRQDPCVLDVFVCAVAQAKDPNLPAEQRNWWHWSRVRKGQIR
- a CDS encoding lytic transglycosylase domain-containing protein, which produces MKRFVLFLALAALPLAAADIAVLHTGARIRAQRIEKLDDRYILTTADSRIELKADLIADLEHEDDPPPPPAVVADKSLTPPPIKETDPRKLVTEAAIKYGLPPAIVHALAMTESAYQTNAVSRAGAIGVMQLMPGTAQSFNADPRDVEQNIDAGTRLLRELLLKYENDPNPVRRALAAYNAGSGAVARYNGVPPYRETQAYVEKVIERYWKQVNAAQPVSLAAQGSAVQTPGQ
- a CDS encoding carboxypeptidase regulatory-like domain-containing protein, encoding MISLFVMAMLMQAPATQEVKPATVEGAVTHAATQTAIRKAKVTLTLLGGSEQAQSAETGDDGKYILKDVKPGRYRLSAERAGYQATGYGAKNPGEALGQTLRIDAGAALTGLNIALPKQGVIAGKITDNEGEPVAKALVLAMNSMYANGKKIRLPAGTVPVMSNDLGEYRIGQLPPGKFVVCAVLEGSYQPQLNPKDVKTGVEEALSNTCFPSVPTMTEAQSIDIKDASEVPGIDIRLSKIKTVTFTGEIAGVPPGTSSVTYLSLVPKDMGPMGRAMGPRALLQGADGKFTFKNVPPGSYILQTLPTGLGNTAFVVKSSIEIGDQPIEKVTVQAAAPFEVKGHLTAEPSPDLKVGSIKIVAVPADDIVATFAMSSAADNGDFVLGNLVAGRYRIAFTGMPSTHYVKEIKLGEKVLESDEAEISNAATPVAVSMNLATAELGGVVQNDKGEPVPSVNVGLVPVPKKAFRVRVTRTDQNGAFRLPNVAPGEYAILSLDQMEPGALEDEEFLKPLMSRAKKVTVRESGPQNLELRVIPAAQR
- a CDS encoding L-rhamnose mutarotase — translated: MQRVCFLLQVKKDRLAEYKERHKAVWPEMLQALSGTGWHNYSLFLRDDGLLVGYVETPDFQAALDGMAGLEVNARWQAEMREFFEDTTGRNADERMRPLEQVFYLA